The following proteins are co-located in the Apium graveolens cultivar Ventura chromosome 5, ASM990537v1, whole genome shotgun sequence genome:
- the LOC141723875 gene encoding pentatricopeptide repeat-containing protein At5g66631 — translation MMAIRCGFSNVRANSLLFSLQYSKCYRQLLPVYLSRVFNRQALFDAFTIHIRNFSRKPSGNQVSLYLQRAKLIDSIRLTMRSSSPESLVPILNDQAVDSFVITNALNSAPSLESALFLVESLKGIPHFKHTQNSLHALAKILAKSGQVARLKALINGINSGKFINVARVSFMDRMRWFAAAGDHDEVLFVWKEWRAVQNRPCTESYNIVMALCAQTNKDFEAVKTFSRLIDEGGLPNARTYTVIIEHLVNLGKLDKAMQIFQILPTMRIKRTLRQYSVLVEAFSGTAQFDMVKILLENMHIDAILPSRAMNSSLQRMQEAGYVEETAELVKEMLPDERIKTIKSSTTESDYEDDDDHENEDAVSTLCDAGQKAVQLKPWFDPAALASALYYWRPEELSTLEDASFVWTTRLVSKMIRNFRSSETAWQFFSWVSYQPEFCHNVYTISRMITKLARDGKVYLVDQLLFKIQREGIKLSFSTIKLIIDFYGISGNGEPALKVFQGAKTLCGPLSNNSLLLLYSSLLRTLAKCKMHDKALDILDEMILCGILPDIQTFSGLMHHFAHQGEIKTVQRLFGMVKQSGINPDAYMFKILINAYCKSERSALALRIFEDMRNANLMLDASTKDFLVNTLWKEGKLREAASVEEKSLEISDALPIALPGHLFTVSSTDLSAVYKIYLDSLEPSC, via the coding sequence ATGATGGCTATACGTTGCGGTTTTAGTAATGTTAGAGCTAATTCTTTGTTGTTTAGCTTACAATACTCGAAATGCTATCGACAATTGTTGCCTGTGTATTTAAGTAGAGTCTTTAACAGACAAGCTCTGTTTGATGCATTTACCATCCACATTCGTAATTTTTCGAGAAAACCAAGTGGAAATCAGGTCTCTCTTTACCTTCAGAGAGCTAAGCTCATTGATTCAATTCGACTTACTATGCGTTCTAGTTCTCCGGAGTCTCTTGTACCTATTTTAAATGATCAGGCTGTTGACTCATTTGTGATTACAAATGCTCTTAATTCTGCTCCGTCTCTGGAATCTGCTTTGTTCCTGGTGGAAAGTCTTAAGGGCATTCCACATTTCAAACATACGCAAAATAGTCTCCATGCACTGGCCAAGATTCTTGCGAAATCTGGACAAGTAGCTAGACTTAAGGCCCTTATTAACGGTATCAATTCTGGAAAATTTATCAATGTTGCCCGTGTTAGTTTTATGGATAGGATGCGCTGGTTTGCTGCTGCTGGGGACCATGATGAGGTCCTTTTTGTGTGGAAGGAGTGGAGAGCCGTACAGAATCGCCCGTGTACTGAGTCTTATAACATTGTTATGGCACTTTGTGCTCAGACGAATAAAGACTTTGAGGCTGTGAAGACATTCAGCAGGTTGATTGATGAAGGAGGGCTTCCTAATGCAAGGACATACACGGTAATTATTGAGCACCTTGTGAATTTAGGAAAACTTGATAAAGCAATGCAGATTTTTCAAATACTTCCAACAATGAGGATTAAACGGACATTGAGGCAGTATTCGGTTTTGGTTGAGGCATTCTCTGGTACTGCTCAGTTTGATATGGTTAAAATTTTACTTGAAAATATGCACATAGATGCAATATTGCCCAGTCGAGCAATGAATTCATCATTGCAGCGCATGCAGGAGGCAGGTTATGTTGAGGAAACTGCAGAATTGGTTAAAGAGATGTTACCAGATGAGAGGATTAAAACCATAAAATCATCTACAACTGAAAGTGATTatgaagatgatgatgatcaTGAGAATGAAGACGCCGTCTCTACCCTCTGCGATGCTGGTCAAAAAGCCGTTCAGTTGAAACCGTGGTTCGATCCAGCTGCCTTGGCTAGTGCTTTGTATTACTGGAGACCAGAAGAACTATCAACACTGGAAGATGCTAGTTTTGTATGGACTACCCGGCTAGTTTCCAAGATGATTAGAAATTTCCGTTCTTCTGAAACAGCATGGCAGTTTTTCTCTTGGGTTTCTTACCAACCAGAATTCTGTCATAATGTTTACACCATATCAAGGATGATCACCAAGTTGGCTCGTGATGGGAAAGTCTATTTGGTTGATCAACTTTTGTTTAAAATACAACGAGAGGGAATTAAACTATCCTTTAGCACAATTAAGCTGATTATCGACTTTTATGGTATATCAGGGAATGGCGAACCAGCGCTTAAGGTTTTCCAAGGTGCTAAAACACTATGTGGTCCCTTGTCAAATAATAGTCTTCTGCTCCTGTATTCGTCTCTTTTAAGAACATTAGCCAAGTGTAAGATGCATGATAAGGCCCTAGATATACTAGATGAGATGATTTTGTGTGGAATCCTTCCAGATATCCAAACATTTTCAGGATTGATGCACCACTTTGCTCACCAAGGAGAAATAAAAACCGTGCAGAGACTTTTTGGGATGGTAAAACAGAGTGGAATTAACCCCGATGCTTACATGTTCAAGATTCTTATAAATGCTTACTGCAAGTCTGAAAGATCTGCACTTGCGTTAAGGATTTTTGAGGATATGAGGAATGCTAATTTGATGCTTGATGCTTCAACAAAGGACTTCCTAGTGAATACTCTTTGGAAGGAAGGTAAGCTCAGAGAGGCAGCTTCTGTAGAAGAGAAAAGCCTGGAGATCAGTGATGCTCTCCCAATTGCATTGCCGGGTCATCTGTTTACTGTGAGTTCTACAGATCTGTCAGCAGTTTATAAGATTTATTTGGACAGCTTAGAACCTAGTTGCTAA